A window from Melopsittacus undulatus isolate bMelUnd1 chromosome Z, bMelUnd1.mat.Z, whole genome shotgun sequence encodes these proteins:
- the MTSS2 gene encoding protein MTSS 2 isoform X5, giving the protein METAEKECGALGGLFQAIINDMKSSYPIWEDFNSKATKLHSQLRTTVLAAVAFLDAFQKVADMATNTRGATRDIGSALTRMCMRHRSIEAKLRQFTNALMESLINPLQDRIEDWKKTANQLDKDHAKEYKRARHEIKKKSSDTLKLQKKARKELLGKGDLQPQLDNALQDVNDMYLLLEETEKQAVRKALIEERGRFCTFITFLQPVVNGELTMLGEITHLQGIIEDLVVLTAEPHKLPPASEQVIKDLKGSDYSWSYQTPPSSPSSSSSRKSSMCSLAQPPAATTRLSSVSSHDSGFISQDAAYSKPPSPMPSDITSQKSSSSASSEASETCQSVSECSSPTSDWSKASPYDQPVVPTLQRRKDRVEHLREAEMGLPTGGYPGIVSEDAPRPRMSPATIAAKHGEEVSPAASDLAMVLTRGLSLEHQKSSRDSLQYSSGYSTQTTTPSCSEDTIPSQGSDYDCYSVNGDVECDPQSDFDKSSTIPRNSNIAQNYRRMIQTKRPASTAGLPSGTNLPAGTTPGVATIRRTPSTKPSVRRTLSNAGPIPIRPPIVPVKTPTVPDSPGYTGPTRVGSEECVFYTDDASPNPLDFAKASPKRLSLPNTAWGSGAMEISVYPGAGQHLSAEEEEDQQLAANRHSLVEKIGELVAGAHALGEGQFPFPTALAGSGPGEETPAPPPAASMDPPAEDMLVAIRRGVRLRRTVTNDRSAPRIS; this is encoded by the exons ATGGAGACGGCTGAGAAGGAGTGCGGAGCCCTGGGCGGCCTCTTCCAAGCCATCATCAATGACATGAAG AGCTCCTACCCCATCTGGGAGGACTTCAACTCGAAGGCCACTAAGCTGCACTCCCAGCTCAG GACCACAGTGCTGGCCGCAGTTGCCTTCCTGGATGCTTTCCAGAAAGTGGCCGACATGGCCACCAACACCCGAG GTGCCACGAGGGACATTGGCTCTGCACTGACCCGCATGTGCATGCGGCACCGCAGCATCGAGGCCAAGCTCCGGCAGTTCACCAA cgCCCTCATGGAGAGCCTGATAAACCCATTGCAGGACAGGATTGAGGACTGGAAGAAAACTGCCAACCAGCTGGACAAGGACCATGCAAAAG AGTACAAGCGAGCCCGCCATGAGATCAAGAAGAAATCCTCCGACACCCTCAAGCTCCAGAAAAAGGCTCGCAAAG AGCTACTTG GGAAGGGGGACCTGCAGCCCCAGCTTGATAATGCACTGCAGGATGTCAATGACATGtacctgctgctggaggagacgGAGAAGCAGGCAGTGCGCAAAGCCCTCATTGAGGAGCGGGGTCGCTTCTGCACCTTCATCAcctttctgcagcctgtggtg AATGGGGAGCTCACTATGCTGGGAGAGATCACCCATCTGCAGGGCATCATCGAGGACTTGGTGGTGCTCACCGCTGAGCCCCACAAGCTGCCACCTGCCAGTGAGCAG GTGATCAAGGACTTGAAGGGCTCTGACTACAGCTGGTCCTACCAGACCCCCCCATCCtcacccagcagctccagctcccgcAAATCCAGCATGTGCAG CCTGGCACAGCCGCCTGCAGCCACCACTCGCCTCTCCAGTGTCTCTTCCCACGATTCTGGCTTCATCTCCCAGGATGCTGCTTACTCCAAACCACCTTCCCCCATGCCCTCGGACATCACCAGCCAG AAGTCCTCCAGTTCAGCATCCTCAGAGGCCTCTGAAACCTGCCAGTCAGTCAGCGAGTGCAGCTCTCCCACCTCG GACTGGTCCAAGGCCAGCCCCTACGACCAGCCGGTGGTCCCAACACTGCAACGGCGCAAGGACCGCGTGGAGCACCTGCGGGAAGCTGAGATGGGCTTACCCACCGGTGGGTACCCTGGCATCGTTAGTGAGGATGCTCCCAGACCCCGGATGTCCCCAGCTACCATTGCTGCCAAG CATGGGGAGGAGGTGTCCCCCGCCGCCAGTGACCTGGCCATGGTTTTGACACGGGGGCTGAGCCTGGAGCACCAGAAGAGCAGCCGGGACTCACTGCAGTACTCCAGTGGCTACAGCACACAGACCACAACCCCGTCCTGCTCTGAAGACACCATCCCTTCCCAAG GCTCTGACTATGACTGCTACTCAGTGAACGGCGATGTGGAGTGTGATCCCCAGAGCGACTTTGACAAGTCCTCCACCATCCCTCGCAACAGCAACATCGCCCAGAACTACCGGCGGATGATCCAGACCAAGCGTCCTGCCTCCACTGCCGGGCTGCCCAGCGGCACCAACCTCCCGGCCGGCACCACCCCAGGGGTGGCCACCATCCGCCGCACGCCCTCCACCAAACCCTCTGTCCGCCGTACCCTCTCCAACGCTGGCCCCATCCCCATCCGACCCCCTATTGTCCCTGTGAAGACCCCCACGGTGCCTGACTCCCCTGGCTACACCGGCCCCACACGGGTGGGCAGTGAAGAGTGCGTCTTCTACACCGATGACGCCTCACCAAACCCcctggattttgccaaagcGTCACCCAAGAGGCTGAGCCTTCCCAACACCGCCTGGGGCAGTGGGGCCATGGAGATCTCTGTCTACCCCGGGGCTGGCCAGCACCTCtctgctgaggaagaggaggaccaACAGTTGGCTGCCAACCGGCACAGCTTGGTGGAGAAGATTGGTGAGCTGGTGGCTGGTGCACATGCCCTGGGTGAAGGCCAGTTCCCTTTCCCCACTGCCCTTGCGGGGTCCGGCCCTGGTGAGGAGACCCCTGCGCCCCCCCCAGCTGCCTCCATGGACCCCCCAGCTGAAGACATGCTGGTGGCCATCCGGCGTGGGGTCCGTCTCCGCAGGACCGTCACCAACGACCGGTCGGCCCCGCGGATATCGTGA
- the MTSS2 gene encoding protein MTSS 2 isoform X4, translated as METAEKECGALGGLFQAIINDMKSSYPIWEDFNSKATKLHSQLRTTVLAAVAFLDAFQKVADMATNTRGATRDIGSALTRMCMRHRSIEAKLRQFTNALMESLINPLQDRIEDWKKTANQLDKDHAKEYKRARHEIKKKSSDTLKLQKKARKELLGKGDLQPQLDNALQDVNDMYLLLEETEKQAVRKALIEERGRFCTFITFLQPVVNGELTMLGEITHLQGIIEDLVVLTAEPHKLPPASEQVIKDLKGSDYSWSYQTPPSSPSSSSSRKSSMCSVSSAKGGVAWPGGAQTCSPSSTYRYRSLAQPPAATTRLSSVSSHDSGFISQDAAYSKPPSPMPSDITSQDWSKASPYDQPVVPTLQRRKDRVEHLREAEMGLPTGGYPGIVSEDAPRPRMSPATIAAKHGEEVSPAASDLAMVLTRGLSLEHQKSSRDSLQYSSGYSTQTTTPSCSEDTIPSQGSDYDCYSVNGDVECDPQSDFDKSSTIPRNSNIAQNYRRMIQTKRPASTAGLPSGTNLPAGTTPGVATIRRTPSTKPSVRRTLSNAGPIPIRPPIVPVKTPTVPDSPGYTGPTRVGSEECVFYTDDASPNPLDFAKASPKRLSLPNTAWGSGAMEISVYPGAGQHLSAEEEEDQQLAANRHSLVEKIGELVAGAHALGEGQFPFPTALAGSGPGEETPAPPPAASMDPPAEDMLVAIRRGVRLRRTVTNDRSAPRIS; from the exons ATGGAGACGGCTGAGAAGGAGTGCGGAGCCCTGGGCGGCCTCTTCCAAGCCATCATCAATGACATGAAG AGCTCCTACCCCATCTGGGAGGACTTCAACTCGAAGGCCACTAAGCTGCACTCCCAGCTCAG GACCACAGTGCTGGCCGCAGTTGCCTTCCTGGATGCTTTCCAGAAAGTGGCCGACATGGCCACCAACACCCGAG GTGCCACGAGGGACATTGGCTCTGCACTGACCCGCATGTGCATGCGGCACCGCAGCATCGAGGCCAAGCTCCGGCAGTTCACCAA cgCCCTCATGGAGAGCCTGATAAACCCATTGCAGGACAGGATTGAGGACTGGAAGAAAACTGCCAACCAGCTGGACAAGGACCATGCAAAAG AGTACAAGCGAGCCCGCCATGAGATCAAGAAGAAATCCTCCGACACCCTCAAGCTCCAGAAAAAGGCTCGCAAAG AGCTACTTG GGAAGGGGGACCTGCAGCCCCAGCTTGATAATGCACTGCAGGATGTCAATGACATGtacctgctgctggaggagacgGAGAAGCAGGCAGTGCGCAAAGCCCTCATTGAGGAGCGGGGTCGCTTCTGCACCTTCATCAcctttctgcagcctgtggtg AATGGGGAGCTCACTATGCTGGGAGAGATCACCCATCTGCAGGGCATCATCGAGGACTTGGTGGTGCTCACCGCTGAGCCCCACAAGCTGCCACCTGCCAGTGAGCAG GTGATCAAGGACTTGAAGGGCTCTGACTACAGCTGGTCCTACCAGACCCCCCCATCCtcacccagcagctccagctcccgcAAATCCAGCATGTGCAG CGTTAGCAGTGCCAAGGGTGGCGTGGCGTGGCCCGGAGGGGCTCAGACCTGCTCACCTAGTTCCACCTATCGCTACCGCAGCCTGGCACAGCCGCCTGCAGCCACCACTCGCCTCTCCAGTGTCTCTTCCCACGATTCTGGCTTCATCTCCCAGGATGCTGCTTACTCCAAACCACCTTCCCCCATGCCCTCGGACATCACCAGCCAG GACTGGTCCAAGGCCAGCCCCTACGACCAGCCGGTGGTCCCAACACTGCAACGGCGCAAGGACCGCGTGGAGCACCTGCGGGAAGCTGAGATGGGCTTACCCACCGGTGGGTACCCTGGCATCGTTAGTGAGGATGCTCCCAGACCCCGGATGTCCCCAGCTACCATTGCTGCCAAG CATGGGGAGGAGGTGTCCCCCGCCGCCAGTGACCTGGCCATGGTTTTGACACGGGGGCTGAGCCTGGAGCACCAGAAGAGCAGCCGGGACTCACTGCAGTACTCCAGTGGCTACAGCACACAGACCACAACCCCGTCCTGCTCTGAAGACACCATCCCTTCCCAAG GCTCTGACTATGACTGCTACTCAGTGAACGGCGATGTGGAGTGTGATCCCCAGAGCGACTTTGACAAGTCCTCCACCATCCCTCGCAACAGCAACATCGCCCAGAACTACCGGCGGATGATCCAGACCAAGCGTCCTGCCTCCACTGCCGGGCTGCCCAGCGGCACCAACCTCCCGGCCGGCACCACCCCAGGGGTGGCCACCATCCGCCGCACGCCCTCCACCAAACCCTCTGTCCGCCGTACCCTCTCCAACGCTGGCCCCATCCCCATCCGACCCCCTATTGTCCCTGTGAAGACCCCCACGGTGCCTGACTCCCCTGGCTACACCGGCCCCACACGGGTGGGCAGTGAAGAGTGCGTCTTCTACACCGATGACGCCTCACCAAACCCcctggattttgccaaagcGTCACCCAAGAGGCTGAGCCTTCCCAACACCGCCTGGGGCAGTGGGGCCATGGAGATCTCTGTCTACCCCGGGGCTGGCCAGCACCTCtctgctgaggaagaggaggaccaACAGTTGGCTGCCAACCGGCACAGCTTGGTGGAGAAGATTGGTGAGCTGGTGGCTGGTGCACATGCCCTGGGTGAAGGCCAGTTCCCTTTCCCCACTGCCCTTGCGGGGTCCGGCCCTGGTGAGGAGACCCCTGCGCCCCCCCCAGCTGCCTCCATGGACCCCCCAGCTGAAGACATGCTGGTGGCCATCCGGCGTGGGGTCCGTCTCCGCAGGACCGTCACCAACGACCGGTCGGCCCCGCGGATATCGTGA
- the MTSS2 gene encoding protein MTSS 2 isoform X1 produces the protein METAEKECGALGGLFQAIINDMKSSYPIWEDFNSKATKLHSQLRTTVLAAVAFLDAFQKVADMATNTRGATRDIGSALTRMCMRHRSIEAKLRQFTNALMESLINPLQDRIEDWKKTANQLDKDHAKEYKRARHEIKKKSSDTLKLQKKARKELLGKGDLQPQLDNALQDVNDMYLLLEETEKQAVRKALIEERGRFCTFITFLQPVVNGELTMLGEITHLQGIIEDLVVLTAEPHKLPPASEQVIKDLKGSDYSWSYQTPPSSPSSSSSRKSSMCSSVSSAKGGVAWPGGAQTCSPSSTYRYRSLAQPPAATTRLSSVSSHDSGFISQDAAYSKPPSPMPSDITSQKSSSSASSEASETCQSVSECSSPTSDWSKASPYDQPVVPTLQRRKDRVEHLREAEMGLPTGGYPGIVSEDAPRPRMSPATIAAKHGEEVSPAASDLAMVLTRGLSLEHQKSSRDSLQYSSGYSTQTTTPSCSEDTIPSQGSDYDCYSVNGDVECDPQSDFDKSSTIPRNSNIAQNYRRMIQTKRPASTAGLPSGTNLPAGTTPGVATIRRTPSTKPSVRRTLSNAGPIPIRPPIVPVKTPTVPDSPGYTGPTRVGSEECVFYTDDASPNPLDFAKASPKRLSLPNTAWGSGAMEISVYPGAGQHLSAEEEEDQQLAANRHSLVEKIGELVAGAHALGEGQFPFPTALAGSGPGEETPAPPPAASMDPPAEDMLVAIRRGVRLRRTVTNDRSAPRIS, from the exons ATGGAGACGGCTGAGAAGGAGTGCGGAGCCCTGGGCGGCCTCTTCCAAGCCATCATCAATGACATGAAG AGCTCCTACCCCATCTGGGAGGACTTCAACTCGAAGGCCACTAAGCTGCACTCCCAGCTCAG GACCACAGTGCTGGCCGCAGTTGCCTTCCTGGATGCTTTCCAGAAAGTGGCCGACATGGCCACCAACACCCGAG GTGCCACGAGGGACATTGGCTCTGCACTGACCCGCATGTGCATGCGGCACCGCAGCATCGAGGCCAAGCTCCGGCAGTTCACCAA cgCCCTCATGGAGAGCCTGATAAACCCATTGCAGGACAGGATTGAGGACTGGAAGAAAACTGCCAACCAGCTGGACAAGGACCATGCAAAAG AGTACAAGCGAGCCCGCCATGAGATCAAGAAGAAATCCTCCGACACCCTCAAGCTCCAGAAAAAGGCTCGCAAAG AGCTACTTG GGAAGGGGGACCTGCAGCCCCAGCTTGATAATGCACTGCAGGATGTCAATGACATGtacctgctgctggaggagacgGAGAAGCAGGCAGTGCGCAAAGCCCTCATTGAGGAGCGGGGTCGCTTCTGCACCTTCATCAcctttctgcagcctgtggtg AATGGGGAGCTCACTATGCTGGGAGAGATCACCCATCTGCAGGGCATCATCGAGGACTTGGTGGTGCTCACCGCTGAGCCCCACAAGCTGCCACCTGCCAGTGAGCAG GTGATCAAGGACTTGAAGGGCTCTGACTACAGCTGGTCCTACCAGACCCCCCCATCCtcacccagcagctccagctcccgcAAATCCAGCATGTGCAG CAGCGTTAGCAGTGCCAAGGGTGGCGTGGCGTGGCCCGGAGGGGCTCAGACCTGCTCACCTAGTTCCACCTATCGCTACCGCAGCCTGGCACAGCCGCCTGCAGCCACCACTCGCCTCTCCAGTGTCTCTTCCCACGATTCTGGCTTCATCTCCCAGGATGCTGCTTACTCCAAACCACCTTCCCCCATGCCCTCGGACATCACCAGCCAG AAGTCCTCCAGTTCAGCATCCTCAGAGGCCTCTGAAACCTGCCAGTCAGTCAGCGAGTGCAGCTCTCCCACCTCG GACTGGTCCAAGGCCAGCCCCTACGACCAGCCGGTGGTCCCAACACTGCAACGGCGCAAGGACCGCGTGGAGCACCTGCGGGAAGCTGAGATGGGCTTACCCACCGGTGGGTACCCTGGCATCGTTAGTGAGGATGCTCCCAGACCCCGGATGTCCCCAGCTACCATTGCTGCCAAG CATGGGGAGGAGGTGTCCCCCGCCGCCAGTGACCTGGCCATGGTTTTGACACGGGGGCTGAGCCTGGAGCACCAGAAGAGCAGCCGGGACTCACTGCAGTACTCCAGTGGCTACAGCACACAGACCACAACCCCGTCCTGCTCTGAAGACACCATCCCTTCCCAAG GCTCTGACTATGACTGCTACTCAGTGAACGGCGATGTGGAGTGTGATCCCCAGAGCGACTTTGACAAGTCCTCCACCATCCCTCGCAACAGCAACATCGCCCAGAACTACCGGCGGATGATCCAGACCAAGCGTCCTGCCTCCACTGCCGGGCTGCCCAGCGGCACCAACCTCCCGGCCGGCACCACCCCAGGGGTGGCCACCATCCGCCGCACGCCCTCCACCAAACCCTCTGTCCGCCGTACCCTCTCCAACGCTGGCCCCATCCCCATCCGACCCCCTATTGTCCCTGTGAAGACCCCCACGGTGCCTGACTCCCCTGGCTACACCGGCCCCACACGGGTGGGCAGTGAAGAGTGCGTCTTCTACACCGATGACGCCTCACCAAACCCcctggattttgccaaagcGTCACCCAAGAGGCTGAGCCTTCCCAACACCGCCTGGGGCAGTGGGGCCATGGAGATCTCTGTCTACCCCGGGGCTGGCCAGCACCTCtctgctgaggaagaggaggaccaACAGTTGGCTGCCAACCGGCACAGCTTGGTGGAGAAGATTGGTGAGCTGGTGGCTGGTGCACATGCCCTGGGTGAAGGCCAGTTCCCTTTCCCCACTGCCCTTGCGGGGTCCGGCCCTGGTGAGGAGACCCCTGCGCCCCCCCCAGCTGCCTCCATGGACCCCCCAGCTGAAGACATGCTGGTGGCCATCCGGCGTGGGGTCCGTCTCCGCAGGACCGTCACCAACGACCGGTCGGCCCCGCGGATATCGTGA
- the MTSS2 gene encoding protein MTSS 2 isoform X2 has translation METAEKECGALGGLFQAIINDMKSSYPIWEDFNSKATKLHSQLRTTVLAAVAFLDAFQKVADMATNTRGATRDIGSALTRMCMRHRSIEAKLRQFTNALMESLINPLQDRIEDWKKTANQLDKDHAKEYKRARHEIKKKSSDTLKLQKKARKELLGKGDLQPQLDNALQDVNDMYLLLEETEKQAVRKALIEERGRFCTFITFLQPVVNGELTMLGEITHLQGIIEDLVVLTAEPHKLPPASEQVIKDLKGSDYSWSYQTPPSSPSSSSSRKSSMCSVSSAKGGVAWPGGAQTCSPSSTYRYRSLAQPPAATTRLSSVSSHDSGFISQDAAYSKPPSPMPSDITSQKSSSSASSEASETCQSVSECSSPTSDWSKASPYDQPVVPTLQRRKDRVEHLREAEMGLPTGGYPGIVSEDAPRPRMSPATIAAKHGEEVSPAASDLAMVLTRGLSLEHQKSSRDSLQYSSGYSTQTTTPSCSEDTIPSQGSDYDCYSVNGDVECDPQSDFDKSSTIPRNSNIAQNYRRMIQTKRPASTAGLPSGTNLPAGTTPGVATIRRTPSTKPSVRRTLSNAGPIPIRPPIVPVKTPTVPDSPGYTGPTRVGSEECVFYTDDASPNPLDFAKASPKRLSLPNTAWGSGAMEISVYPGAGQHLSAEEEEDQQLAANRHSLVEKIGELVAGAHALGEGQFPFPTALAGSGPGEETPAPPPAASMDPPAEDMLVAIRRGVRLRRTVTNDRSAPRIS, from the exons ATGGAGACGGCTGAGAAGGAGTGCGGAGCCCTGGGCGGCCTCTTCCAAGCCATCATCAATGACATGAAG AGCTCCTACCCCATCTGGGAGGACTTCAACTCGAAGGCCACTAAGCTGCACTCCCAGCTCAG GACCACAGTGCTGGCCGCAGTTGCCTTCCTGGATGCTTTCCAGAAAGTGGCCGACATGGCCACCAACACCCGAG GTGCCACGAGGGACATTGGCTCTGCACTGACCCGCATGTGCATGCGGCACCGCAGCATCGAGGCCAAGCTCCGGCAGTTCACCAA cgCCCTCATGGAGAGCCTGATAAACCCATTGCAGGACAGGATTGAGGACTGGAAGAAAACTGCCAACCAGCTGGACAAGGACCATGCAAAAG AGTACAAGCGAGCCCGCCATGAGATCAAGAAGAAATCCTCCGACACCCTCAAGCTCCAGAAAAAGGCTCGCAAAG AGCTACTTG GGAAGGGGGACCTGCAGCCCCAGCTTGATAATGCACTGCAGGATGTCAATGACATGtacctgctgctggaggagacgGAGAAGCAGGCAGTGCGCAAAGCCCTCATTGAGGAGCGGGGTCGCTTCTGCACCTTCATCAcctttctgcagcctgtggtg AATGGGGAGCTCACTATGCTGGGAGAGATCACCCATCTGCAGGGCATCATCGAGGACTTGGTGGTGCTCACCGCTGAGCCCCACAAGCTGCCACCTGCCAGTGAGCAG GTGATCAAGGACTTGAAGGGCTCTGACTACAGCTGGTCCTACCAGACCCCCCCATCCtcacccagcagctccagctcccgcAAATCCAGCATGTGCAG CGTTAGCAGTGCCAAGGGTGGCGTGGCGTGGCCCGGAGGGGCTCAGACCTGCTCACCTAGTTCCACCTATCGCTACCGCAGCCTGGCACAGCCGCCTGCAGCCACCACTCGCCTCTCCAGTGTCTCTTCCCACGATTCTGGCTTCATCTCCCAGGATGCTGCTTACTCCAAACCACCTTCCCCCATGCCCTCGGACATCACCAGCCAG AAGTCCTCCAGTTCAGCATCCTCAGAGGCCTCTGAAACCTGCCAGTCAGTCAGCGAGTGCAGCTCTCCCACCTCG GACTGGTCCAAGGCCAGCCCCTACGACCAGCCGGTGGTCCCAACACTGCAACGGCGCAAGGACCGCGTGGAGCACCTGCGGGAAGCTGAGATGGGCTTACCCACCGGTGGGTACCCTGGCATCGTTAGTGAGGATGCTCCCAGACCCCGGATGTCCCCAGCTACCATTGCTGCCAAG CATGGGGAGGAGGTGTCCCCCGCCGCCAGTGACCTGGCCATGGTTTTGACACGGGGGCTGAGCCTGGAGCACCAGAAGAGCAGCCGGGACTCACTGCAGTACTCCAGTGGCTACAGCACACAGACCACAACCCCGTCCTGCTCTGAAGACACCATCCCTTCCCAAG GCTCTGACTATGACTGCTACTCAGTGAACGGCGATGTGGAGTGTGATCCCCAGAGCGACTTTGACAAGTCCTCCACCATCCCTCGCAACAGCAACATCGCCCAGAACTACCGGCGGATGATCCAGACCAAGCGTCCTGCCTCCACTGCCGGGCTGCCCAGCGGCACCAACCTCCCGGCCGGCACCACCCCAGGGGTGGCCACCATCCGCCGCACGCCCTCCACCAAACCCTCTGTCCGCCGTACCCTCTCCAACGCTGGCCCCATCCCCATCCGACCCCCTATTGTCCCTGTGAAGACCCCCACGGTGCCTGACTCCCCTGGCTACACCGGCCCCACACGGGTGGGCAGTGAAGAGTGCGTCTTCTACACCGATGACGCCTCACCAAACCCcctggattttgccaaagcGTCACCCAAGAGGCTGAGCCTTCCCAACACCGCCTGGGGCAGTGGGGCCATGGAGATCTCTGTCTACCCCGGGGCTGGCCAGCACCTCtctgctgaggaagaggaggaccaACAGTTGGCTGCCAACCGGCACAGCTTGGTGGAGAAGATTGGTGAGCTGGTGGCTGGTGCACATGCCCTGGGTGAAGGCCAGTTCCCTTTCCCCACTGCCCTTGCGGGGTCCGGCCCTGGTGAGGAGACCCCTGCGCCCCCCCCAGCTGCCTCCATGGACCCCCCAGCTGAAGACATGCTGGTGGCCATCCGGCGTGGGGTCCGTCTCCGCAGGACCGTCACCAACGACCGGTCGGCCCCGCGGATATCGTGA
- the MTSS2 gene encoding protein MTSS 2 isoform X3: METAEKECGALGGLFQAIINDMKSSYPIWEDFNSKATKLHSQLRTTVLAAVAFLDAFQKVADMATNTRGATRDIGSALTRMCMRHRSIEAKLRQFTNALMESLINPLQDRIEDWKKTANQLDKDHAKEYKRARHEIKKKSSDTLKLQKKARKELLGKGDLQPQLDNALQDVNDMYLLLEETEKQAVRKALIEERGRFCTFITFLQPVVNGELTMLGEITHLQGIIEDLVVLTAEPHKLPPASEQVIKDLKGSDYSWSYQTPPSSPSSSSSRKSSMCSSVSSAKGGVAWPGGAQTCSPSSTYRYRSLAQPPAATTRLSSVSSHDSGFISQDAAYSKPPSPMPSDITSQDWSKASPYDQPVVPTLQRRKDRVEHLREAEMGLPTGGYPGIVSEDAPRPRMSPATIAAKHGEEVSPAASDLAMVLTRGLSLEHQKSSRDSLQYSSGYSTQTTTPSCSEDTIPSQGSDYDCYSVNGDVECDPQSDFDKSSTIPRNSNIAQNYRRMIQTKRPASTAGLPSGTNLPAGTTPGVATIRRTPSTKPSVRRTLSNAGPIPIRPPIVPVKTPTVPDSPGYTGPTRVGSEECVFYTDDASPNPLDFAKASPKRLSLPNTAWGSGAMEISVYPGAGQHLSAEEEEDQQLAANRHSLVEKIGELVAGAHALGEGQFPFPTALAGSGPGEETPAPPPAASMDPPAEDMLVAIRRGVRLRRTVTNDRSAPRIS, translated from the exons ATGGAGACGGCTGAGAAGGAGTGCGGAGCCCTGGGCGGCCTCTTCCAAGCCATCATCAATGACATGAAG AGCTCCTACCCCATCTGGGAGGACTTCAACTCGAAGGCCACTAAGCTGCACTCCCAGCTCAG GACCACAGTGCTGGCCGCAGTTGCCTTCCTGGATGCTTTCCAGAAAGTGGCCGACATGGCCACCAACACCCGAG GTGCCACGAGGGACATTGGCTCTGCACTGACCCGCATGTGCATGCGGCACCGCAGCATCGAGGCCAAGCTCCGGCAGTTCACCAA cgCCCTCATGGAGAGCCTGATAAACCCATTGCAGGACAGGATTGAGGACTGGAAGAAAACTGCCAACCAGCTGGACAAGGACCATGCAAAAG AGTACAAGCGAGCCCGCCATGAGATCAAGAAGAAATCCTCCGACACCCTCAAGCTCCAGAAAAAGGCTCGCAAAG AGCTACTTG GGAAGGGGGACCTGCAGCCCCAGCTTGATAATGCACTGCAGGATGTCAATGACATGtacctgctgctggaggagacgGAGAAGCAGGCAGTGCGCAAAGCCCTCATTGAGGAGCGGGGTCGCTTCTGCACCTTCATCAcctttctgcagcctgtggtg AATGGGGAGCTCACTATGCTGGGAGAGATCACCCATCTGCAGGGCATCATCGAGGACTTGGTGGTGCTCACCGCTGAGCCCCACAAGCTGCCACCTGCCAGTGAGCAG GTGATCAAGGACTTGAAGGGCTCTGACTACAGCTGGTCCTACCAGACCCCCCCATCCtcacccagcagctccagctcccgcAAATCCAGCATGTGCAG CAGCGTTAGCAGTGCCAAGGGTGGCGTGGCGTGGCCCGGAGGGGCTCAGACCTGCTCACCTAGTTCCACCTATCGCTACCGCAGCCTGGCACAGCCGCCTGCAGCCACCACTCGCCTCTCCAGTGTCTCTTCCCACGATTCTGGCTTCATCTCCCAGGATGCTGCTTACTCCAAACCACCTTCCCCCATGCCCTCGGACATCACCAGCCAG GACTGGTCCAAGGCCAGCCCCTACGACCAGCCGGTGGTCCCAACACTGCAACGGCGCAAGGACCGCGTGGAGCACCTGCGGGAAGCTGAGATGGGCTTACCCACCGGTGGGTACCCTGGCATCGTTAGTGAGGATGCTCCCAGACCCCGGATGTCCCCAGCTACCATTGCTGCCAAG CATGGGGAGGAGGTGTCCCCCGCCGCCAGTGACCTGGCCATGGTTTTGACACGGGGGCTGAGCCTGGAGCACCAGAAGAGCAGCCGGGACTCACTGCAGTACTCCAGTGGCTACAGCACACAGACCACAACCCCGTCCTGCTCTGAAGACACCATCCCTTCCCAAG GCTCTGACTATGACTGCTACTCAGTGAACGGCGATGTGGAGTGTGATCCCCAGAGCGACTTTGACAAGTCCTCCACCATCCCTCGCAACAGCAACATCGCCCAGAACTACCGGCGGATGATCCAGACCAAGCGTCCTGCCTCCACTGCCGGGCTGCCCAGCGGCACCAACCTCCCGGCCGGCACCACCCCAGGGGTGGCCACCATCCGCCGCACGCCCTCCACCAAACCCTCTGTCCGCCGTACCCTCTCCAACGCTGGCCCCATCCCCATCCGACCCCCTATTGTCCCTGTGAAGACCCCCACGGTGCCTGACTCCCCTGGCTACACCGGCCCCACACGGGTGGGCAGTGAAGAGTGCGTCTTCTACACCGATGACGCCTCACCAAACCCcctggattttgccaaagcGTCACCCAAGAGGCTGAGCCTTCCCAACACCGCCTGGGGCAGTGGGGCCATGGAGATCTCTGTCTACCCCGGGGCTGGCCAGCACCTCtctgctgaggaagaggaggaccaACAGTTGGCTGCCAACCGGCACAGCTTGGTGGAGAAGATTGGTGAGCTGGTGGCTGGTGCACATGCCCTGGGTGAAGGCCAGTTCCCTTTCCCCACTGCCCTTGCGGGGTCCGGCCCTGGTGAGGAGACCCCTGCGCCCCCCCCAGCTGCCTCCATGGACCCCCCAGCTGAAGACATGCTGGTGGCCATCCGGCGTGGGGTCCGTCTCCGCAGGACCGTCACCAACGACCGGTCGGCCCCGCGGATATCGTGA